A window of the Brachyhypopomus gauderio isolate BG-103 chromosome 14, BGAUD_0.2, whole genome shotgun sequence genome harbors these coding sequences:
- the LOC143474517 gene encoding cell adhesion molecule CEACAM5-like: MEFRRLSVMLLLVLLICSVQAEERPTAVVSIDPDPHVFVGETVTLTCEIKGGGDTKWQYSWMKDSSVSPISHEQVYTISGVAKSHKGKYTCTVAKTTGSRYSHTSDAVRLIVSARPKAMAFIDPDSHVFVGETVTLTCDIKGGGVSMWQYSWMKDSSVSPVSHEQVYTVNVVTKTNAGKYTCRGTFAGGSRYSHTSDAVTLTVSDKPKPTVSVSPQSSVYTGDTVILKCEVQPFVGWKFIWYRNNTPLTKWTSVYDHTNTISEKMSTVGRFMYDCGAKRRNLYMYYSNKVTITVTERPTAVVSIKPDPQVFVGETVTLTCDIKGGGATRWQYSWEKERSNSPVFHEQAYTISGAQQYHTGKYTCRGTEAGGSRYSHTSDAVTLTVSAVKPKPELTSSLQGAALIGNPVTLYCKLEQSAGWRFYWSKHTQNPENETSTETSSTTISSVMPSDGGQYWCRAGRGNPVYYTHYSDALWVNVTGVSSLVSLIISPNRSQHFSGHSLSLSCEDQSHSTAWTVLQYTQNRRVLDCSSGWGSVTGSTCTISSLSTSHTGVYWCQSESAGSNNPVNITVHDGDVILDSPVHPVTEGDSLTLRCLCSQTPSNLTVSFYKDGSPFQTQTTGQITIPAVSKSDEGLYYCKYPESRESPHSWISVRGSGSSDVPVGLIVGLCLTLLFIILLILLWSFKKNKGSGSPSPPTGHQQNTSQSCSGPGSSLSGPSLLQPGSDHVYANVGNRITADNTSTGPLDGTYALIELKNFRRHIKGKTSEASGSACVLYSELKQTSGL, translated from the exons ATGGAGTTCAGACGTCTATCTGTGATGCTTT TGCTGGTCCTGCTCATCTGTAGTGTACAAGCTGAAG aaagaccaacagcTGTGGTCTCCATAGATCCTGATCCACATGTATTTGTGGGAGAGACTGTCACTCTCACATGTGAGATAAAGGGAGGAGGTGACACTAAGTGGCAGTACAGCTGGATGAAAGACAGTTCAGTCAGTCCTATCAGCCATGAACAGGTGTACACAATTAGTGGTGTTGCAAAGTCTCATAAAGGTAAATACACCTGTACAGTAGCAAAGACAACAGGATCCCGCTACTCCCACACCAGTGATGCTGTTAGACTGATTGTATCAG CAAGACCAAAAGCCATGGCCTTCATAGATCCTGATTCACATGTATTTGTGGGAGAGACTGTCACTCTCACATGTGACATAAAGGGAGGAGGTGTATCTATGTGGCAGTACAGCTGGATGAAAGACAGTTCAGTCAGTCCTGTCAGCCATGAACAGGTGTACACAGTCAATGTTGTTACAAAGACCAATGCAGGTAAATACACCTGTAGAGGAACATTTGCAGGAGGATCTCGCTACTCCCACACCAGTGATGCTGTTACACTGACTGTATCAG ATAAACCCAAACCAACAGTGAGTGTGAGTCCTCAGAGCTCCGTCTACACTGGAGATACAGTTATTCTGAAATGTGAGGTGCAGCCGTTTGTAGGATGGAAGTTTATCTGGTACAGAAACAACACTCCACTCACTAAATGGACCAGTGTATatgatcacacaaacacaataagtGAGAAAATGTCTACTGTAGGACGTTTCATGTATGACTGCGGTGCAAAAAGGAGAAACCTCtacatgtattacagtaataaagTCACAATCACAGTAACAG aaagaccaacagcTGTGGTCTCAATAAAACCTGATCCACAGGTATTTGTGGGAGAGACTGTCACTCTCACATGTGACATAAAGGGAGGAGgtgccactaggtggcagtacagctgggagaaagagagatcaaaCAGTCCAGTTTTCCATGAACAGGCATACACAATTAGTGGTGCTCAGCAGTATCATACAGGTAAATACACCTGTAGAGGAACAGAGGCAGGAGGATCCCGCTACTCCCACACCAGTGATGCTGTTACACTGACTGTATCAG CAGTGAAACCTAAACCTGAACTCACATCCAGCCTTCAAGGAGCTGCACTGATAGGAAACCCAGTGACTCTGTACTGTAAGCTGGAGCAGTCTGCTGGGTGGAGGTTTTACtggtccaaacacacacagaacccagaGAATGAGACCAGCACTGAAACCAGCTCCACCACCATCAGCTCAGTGATGCCCTCTGATGGAGGCCAGTACTGGTGCAGAGCTGGAAGAGGAAACccagtctactacacacactacagtgaTGCACTCTGGGTAAATGTTACTG GTGTGTCTTCTCTAGTGTCTCTGATCATCAGTCCCAACAGAAGTCAACACTTCAGtggtcactctctctcactgagCTGTGAGGACCAGAGTCACTCTACTGCATGGACAGTCCTGCAATACACACAGAACAGGAGAGTGTTAGATTGTTCATCAGGCTGGGGATCAGTTACAGGATCTACATGCACCATcagctctctctccacatcCCACACTGGAGTCTACTGGTGTCAGTCTGAATCTGCAGGGAGCAATAATCCTGTCAACATCACAGTGCATG ATGGTGATGTGATCCTGGACAGTCCTGTCCACCCCGTGACTGAGGGAGATTCTCTCACTCTACGATGTTTATGCAGCCAGACACCTTCAAACCTCACAGTGTCCTTCTATAAAGATGGATCACCCTTTCAGACCCAGACCACAGGACAGATAACCATCCCTGCTGTCTCAAAATCAGACGAGGGTCTCTACTACTGTAAATACCCAGAGAGTAGAGAGTCTCCACACAGCTGGATCTCAGTCAGAG GTTCTGGGTCCAGTGATGTACCAGTTGGGTTGATCGTGGGACTCTGTTTAACCCTGTTGTTCATTATCTTACTTATCTTACTCTGGAGCTTTAAGAAGAACAAAG GTTCAGGATCTCCGTCTCCCCCTACTGGACATCAGCAGAACACTAGCCAGAGCTGCTCTGGGCCTGGGAGTTCTCTTTCAGGACCTTCACTGCTACAGCCAG GCAGCGATCATGTTTATGCCAATGTTGGTAATAGGATTACAG CAGATAACACATCAACTGGACCACTGGATGGAACATATGCCCTAATTGAGCTGAAAAACTTCAGACGTCACATTAAAG GGAAGACCAGTGAGGCCAGTGGGAGTGCGTGTGTACTGTACTCAGAACTGAAACAGACGTCAG GTCTCTAA